The Lepidochelys kempii isolate rLepKem1 chromosome 2, rLepKem1.hap2, whole genome shotgun sequence genomic interval ttaggaattcagtgccctgcctggtttgagccagacccgctagcctgctgcaaacccagacccaggtctgaaccacatcccctaacagctgttggcttaattgaaagcagcttgggaagtgttcctgtctttaacactcagatgctcaactcccaatggggtccaaaccccaaataaatccattttaccctgtataaagcttatacagggtaaactcataaattgtccaccctctataacactgatagagagatatgcacagtcccccctgctcccccgccaggtattaatatatactgtacgttaataagtaaaaagtgattttattaaatacagaaaataggatttaagtggttccaagtaatagcagacagaacaaaatgaattatcaagtgaaataaaatagaacatgcaagtctatgtctaagaaaactgaatacagataaaacctcacccttagaggaattccattaagcttccttttacagactagtctccttctagtctgggtccagaaagcactcacaccccctgtagttactgtcctttgttccagtttctttcaggtatccttggggtgGAGAAgctatctctttagccagctgaagacaaaatggaggggtctcccatgggcttaaatagactttctcttgtgggaggagaccccctcccctctcctatgcaaagtccagctgcaggatggagtttcggagtcacctgggcaagtcatatgtccatgcatgattcagtttttacaggcagcagccattgcccacatggtatcttgaatgtctccaggaagacttcttatgtggattggcaTCTTCCAACATCCATTGATCGTTAaatgcttcttgactgggcacttgcacattcctttctcaagaagccaaccaaatgctttactaagtcTACTTAGAATTCAAGCAAGTACAACTTCGAATAcaacaatgacacatgcatacaaataggatgaatagattcagtagatcataacctttacagagacatgttacatggcatatgtagcataaaccATATTACAGTTATGTCAGATATAtatgttcataagcatatttccatagagCCTTATTGGGTGCACCGTCAAACCTGGCGACCCTagtgggaaggaagggggcaACCCGCTACCTGCAGGGCATGGATGTTAGGAGGGGAGCCATTtggagagcagcccctggccgcTCTCCACTCACCCCCCACTGGCTGCAGAGGGGCCCGGGCTTGGCACGTTGCATGGGGCCACTTCCCCTGAAGTGCCAGGCCAGGCTGCCAATCCCAGCTCTGCACATGGCACAGTCACCACCCAGGTAGGAGCCCAGTtgcccaccagtgccactcccTGAGAACTCAGGCTCCCGCTCGCTCTGGCAGCAGAAGTTGGTAGGCTCTGGCACTTTGTAGCCAGACTGCGTCAGCCGCAGCTGTGGtagcccaggagctggggccccAAGAGCCTCTCACGGTGGGGTGTGTAGAagccaggagccaggactcctgggttccatccactgatgagctgccaaaagctgaagaactggtTACTTCAGTTGCTCTTGAGATatgttaagtgcccaatcaagaaccAAAGACACAGAGCGAGTGAAGGACTCACCACCgaagtgccgccaaagacccggagcacCGCCGGGTGAGAGATCAGGCGgcccagatgtggcctgcgggccggagtttgcccacccctttaacaaccggttctaaaccagcttcaaaatttaacaaccggttcgcgtgaaccggtgcaaactggctccagctcaccactggttccatcctctgctctgggaggggagtggaggctAGTGGGTTAGGGACTCAGGGCTCCtgagctctattcctggctcagagAGGGGAATGGTGTTTTTtgtttagagcagggggctgggggagctgggagccaggactcctgagttctattcccagcttcttcacagacttcttgtgtgacctgggTGAGTGGCTTATGGAGAgagcctctcctgccccccccccgcccctgtaGGTAACTGGTGGGGTGGGAAGACTGCGGCAGTCCCCCAGCTGGATGGGACCTTGGGGCctcagggggcgggggcagagcagtggtgtccagttttcagaaattggaaagttagcaaccctagtTTTAACCCACTTCACTCCCAGTGGCGGGGATATCCCTAGTATCAGCCCAAGTATTCTCAACCATAAGTCAGGCACCCCCAGGCCTGGGATTGGCTTAAACGTCAAGTGAACATTTCTAAATAATAAATGTGCCCTTTTATTTGCCTCCTCATTTCTGAGCTTTTAGGGTGCACTCGGGTCATGTttcccagcttttctctgcaactgtgagGACTGGAAACTTACctttttcttaaatgaaagctgagcttctcaTGTAATAacatggctccaggagctggggctttaacaaAATCCACCAGCTAGTGTGAAACTCAGTGAAATCATGAGCACTGGCAACATTAGaaatagaaaccaggagtccCAACTATTATTTCCGGGCCCCCCCTCGTGCCCCACACACCTcctaacccaccagccccactcccagGTGTCAGGGTGGCAAATCCCCACTCTGCTTGGGCATCACTGATGCCATTCAAGTGCTCCGCAAGGCACAGAGacctgagctccagccccagtgggTAGAAAGCCTGCCGATCCCCTGTGGCTGTTGTTTACGTGTCCGTGTTAAGTCTGCACCCGTGGTTGGGACACTAGGGTGGCAAACAGTTGATGCATTTCAGCAAAAGCCTCTGCAGTGCCCCTGCGCCACCAGTGTTCAGCAAcgtgggcccggctccaccaatgctTGGGCTTATATTTCTGGGCTGTCCTCTCCATAGGACGGACCGGGGCAACCACCCCGGGCCCCATGCTGTGGGCGGCCCCATGCTTCAGGGGGATGcggggtccagggtggcctggggaTAGTGGggggcctggtgccagcagcagtgagtaaccaggccccagcctgccctgctccaccccgcccccattccaccccttcccccaagcccccaccccgcccctttccaggttcctccccctcccctgagcgatGCTGGGAGCCGACAGGGCGGAGtggggcgggctggggccgggtcactcgcTGCTGATGGTGCCAGGCCCCCAGCTtaccccccaggccaccctggaccaCACGTGCCCCTGAAGCATGGGGacccccaaagcatggggcccaGGGCGGTTACCCCAGTCCATCCTATGGTCAGGACGGTTCTGCTTGGACctattctgggcaccaccaaaaattatccAAACCTAGCGcccatgctcccagccccacttTGACTGGACCAGTCTATCTTTAGAAATGCTCCCTGATTCCCCGGCTGtacgcccctccccccgcctttcTTTCTACCCAGCCAGGGAAACGGGGACTCAGCTGGGAGCACATgtctgggggagctgggggataGACCGGCGTGGCAGCAGAGCATGGCCAGGGGGGAGTGGGGCCTGGAGAGAGGAGATCAGCTCGGAACACTGAAGGCGGGAGGGGAGCACTTTCAGAAGGATTCGAAGAGCAGCGCGAGAGGGTTGAGGCTGGTTGGCAGGGAGAAAGTGGGAtcggggctgggtgggggagcaggCTACGGTTCGGGGCGTGggtgaggcacagagcagggaagagcTGGCTCGGTATCTAGGGGTAAGTAGCTCCGttgccccccgccctccccaagCGCTCGGACTCTGTGCTGAGAATTCAGCTGTTTGGATCATTTGGAGAAATACTGAACTTCAAACCAGCTCGACCTTCAGCATTTCCAACCCCTGCTCTCTTAGTCCTCTGTACAGGGCAACACATTGCATAATCCACCTGCCCTCCCAGACAGTGACCAGATGCCACGAGTCCCCTGCCTGCCAGGGACACTGGGAAAGGttcagctctgccacagggtTGGTTCTCTCGGGATGGAACATCTGTCAGGCTTCAGATAAAACGTAGCGACCAGAATGGAAAAACAAACTGTGATCCAGCTGTGGGGGCTGGGAGACCCAGCATCAGGGACGTACGCAGCCAGGTTCCCTAGCTGGTAGGGAACAAGCCTGGCATTATCCCCAGGGGATGGACTCAGTGGGACCTGACCAGGCTTTTCCATCGCGGCTGCTCTGAGCTCCTTTCTCTTCACAGGgtgtaacgaggctggttctggcgggacccaacggaGAGTGCCCATACAGGGTAGATTGCTTCGAGccgggcagttacagcccaaggctggggtttctgtgcacaccaaggcaaacccaaccagccagacagagaagactttggttttatccCACTGgttaaccacaagtcacacaagcaattcccttcgacactccagtttcccagtatccccaccagagccactcgttatggggacaaatggttatgaaaaccaacaccccagtaaaaggaaaaaggttctctcgatcccaaaggaccaagccccagacccaggtcaatgtacaaatcagatcttacccacaaatcaccctgctgccagtcctttagaatctaaaatctaaaggtttattgataaaaggaaaaagatagagacgagagctagaatgggttcaatggaatcaatgacatccaGTAGTGGcgaagttcttggttcaggcttgcagcagtgatggaataaacggcaggttcaaatcaagcctctggagaacatccccagctgggaggggtcatTCAGTCTTTGGTTCAAAGCGTCAGTTtgtagccaagtccctccagaggtcggaagcaggattgaagaccagatggaggagctgcagtagCTGTTTATaatctcttgccatgtggtctctgcttcctttgtcccaaggacaagctgcccatcccatggcctggaaacatcCCAAAGTTCTGTCCAAAGGCATGTTcctgcacacctggctgagtccccaggcgtgtctgccttctctcagtgggtcacttgtatcgctgatggtccttaatgggtcatccagcaggctgggcagagctgacaccaacttgtctggggtgtcccccagaagcacagcacacgtttgaactacagacagggtagagccaatgttcataactttaactacaaaagtgatacatgcaaacagatcacataatcctaaccagccaaccatcaccttgtctgagacacctcatttgaccccctttgtACGAGATTTGGTGCCACTGCAGTACCTTGGTTGCaccaatgatctatacggtcccaaattatgtcaataacgtcacacagGTCGAGGGTGGCTAAAGCCTGCAAAGTCCCCTGGGCTCCTGTGGGCAGCACCCATAGAGCCAGAACCCCTGCAGCTCTTCTGCATGACTCCCGGGCAGAGCTCGGGGCGTGCCCCCTTGGTAAGAGCGCCAGAGGGATGGCCTCCTGGCTGGGAGTCCTGTTCCTTTCTCTGCCATTCACTCGCCAGGAGATTCCTCTCTCTGGGCTCCAGGGAGAGtgacctgccccaccccctcactcagGGGCTGGGAAGCTGTATGCACTGGCCTGGTGCCCTGGGATGGGCGATGCCCCTGAATTGCAAAGGACTGTGATGAGAAGCCAGGTCGGGGAGCTCCCAGCACCAGGCCGGAAGCTTCTTCTGTTGCAACGGGAGGCAGAGGCTGTATCCCTGTGGGTCTCTTTCCATTCTACCTCCTgagcatcccctcccccaccccaaacacacacctgTCCCTGGTCagatggggggctggggtgtggtgcAAGCTGGCAGGGCGGTGGGTCTCCTTGCATTGCGGTGGCCCTCAGGGCATGCAAAGCTTCCCCCAGGACACAGTCAGCTCCCGCGGGAAAGCCAGGGAGCGGAGCCAAGAAACAATGTGCTCAGGCTCCAGGAacctgcagctgcagcactgaATGGGCTCGTTCAATCCGGTCCTAGAGGCTAGAGGGGTTTAGTGACCAGCCACAGGAAAGAGCTTCCATGCCCCTAGGAGCTGGGCATCCCGTTCCCCTGGATcgccctcccccctgccccccccaggccGTGCTGTGCCAACTTTGCCTGCCTCTCTCCATCAGCTCCCGGCAACAGATCGATGACAGAGATTGCAATGGGCAGGGTGCTGGCCAGGGGCCGGGGGCGGAGTAGGGCAGCTTCTGGGGCATTAGTTAATGGAAGACTAAGATCAACAGAGGGGAGTTCTTGGGGTGGGTGAGAGCGGCAAACGGCTCCCTGGGATCCATTCGCCACCCGCACAGATGAAGGGGCTGCTAGTTCTGGGCTTGGGCTTGGTGGCCCTGGCTGCGGCGAGCAGATTGACACTGCAGGAGAGGGTGGTGGACTTGGTGCTGGAGGCTTTTCACAACAGGAGCGTCGTGCAATGGATgtacaaggagcagggggtggaagAAGTCACTGAAAGAGTGAGTGCATGAGAGCCGGCACTGAGCTGCTGAGTCCCtcctcagaggtggctgctctgcagtgATGGGGGAAGCGATTCCTGTCTACCCAGCCTGTATGCTGCTTTGGGATCCTGTGGGATGAAAGGAACATGTGACTCTCATTGCTGAGAGCCCATCTGGGTGGGTTTGCGCTGGGGGTGGCCCTGGATGAGGACGGAGGAGGTCTGCAGAGACTAGCTGGAAggggagatgtggggaggggtgggtttGGGTACAGGGAGGGGAGTGCGGGGGGTGGGATGGCAGTGAGCAGGGGCCTGGGATGAGCTGGAGCTCTGCAAAGCTTGGTGCAGACACAGCCATGCTCAGCATTCCCAGTGGCCCCTGCATCACCCGGCTGGGGCataggggagagggcagggcctcttcagagctggggaaagcAGAACAGAGCTCTTCCTCCAGCCGGAGCCCATGCCTGGCCCCCCGGAGCTGCTCACGGCCCTGCAGGCAGTGCGAGGCGGGTGTTGGTCGGGAGAGCTGGTTCCAGCTAATGGGGCTCAGCGTCCTGGGCTCTTCATGAGGCCAGGGCGGCTGGGCTGGGTTGCGGGCACCTGGCCAGCCTTGTCAGAGGCGAATGGGCATTGACCTGCAGAGCTCAGCTACACATTAACTGTGCCCGGCCCCCCCGAGGGGGCAGCCAGCGGCAGGCACAGGGTGCAGGGCACTGCCGGGGCCTACGAGTGGTGACGTCGACGACTGGCTTTTCTCTAGGGCTGTAGCAGCGTCCCAGAGCTCCCGCTTCTCCAGGCCCCTCTGCTTTGTTGACGGGCCACGGCCCCTGCTGCTAGGACACTTCCCCACACAGGCTGCTGAGTGACTGACAGCCTGTTGTCCGGGAGCTGGCTGACCTGCCGCAGAGGGGGCTGATATGCCGGGGGCCCGCTGGGCTGCAGTGTTTGCCTCTTGTAGAAGATTCAGCCACTGGTTGGTGGCCCCCTCTCATGGCTGGGCATGGCATAGCCACGGTGACGGGTTCCCCCCAGGGCGCCagctggaactggggtaccactgagccccctgccccaccagcctgggctccctctcgctctgtgctgctgtgactaGGTGTGAAGCTCTCCCCGCCtgctctttcaccagcattcacgcAGGTCGGGACACACGCAGCTGCAGTGACATccacaccagcccctgcatgggaaggctccgCTAAGGCACCTCCCAGTTCCTAAAGTACGcacccctctggagtgtaaaccccaaattataccgtcttgcactgcccAGAGATCTGGGACTAGGAatagcatattcctattcccagaagactgtggcgggcgccagTCACCCcaccgccgaaatgccgccgagaaaccGCAACGCTTCTCGGCGGCATCTCCGCGCTGGTGGTTCTTTGGCGGCCGCGCTCAGCGGTGGCATTTCGGCGGCACGGTGTCCTGCGGGCGCACACAACTGCCCCAGCGGGCGCCATTGCACCCCTGGGCACTGCGCTGGGGACCCCGACCTAGAGAGAGAGCTTGAGTCTGCTTTGCAGCCTTAGCTAATAGGCCCTGGGCTTTTAGCTCCTGCGGTAGACGCTCAGGCACacagctccagaggtccccggttcgatcctgcccgccaCAACCGACCGGGGTCTGCCAGCGTTACACACGCAGGCTGCAGAGATTCTTAAGGGgccagctgcacttgcttacagcttgaAACCCGGGTGCTCCTTTCACAGGCTAAAACTCCCTTCAGCCTGCGTCCAGCCCTTCCCCGGTTCACTCCTCCTTCcccaggtgtttccaggagtctctgcgggtggggagtcagtgaagcaCCCCGaggatgtcactcccctgcctgaTGTAGCCGGCGGGAGCCCTTTGTCTCCGAGCTTCGTTCCCACGCCCggcagtggaaaaacactggtatcccACTGTGGAGCCCAGCACCAAGTGACCTGGTCCCATGGTGCCGTACACTCACATGGGCCAGTCACACGCCCACGCCTGCTTGGCTTAGTCACAGCAGAGGCCGTGACCCATACTTTCGCTGGCACAGGGGTTCGCCCCTCGGCCCCCCCGACAACGCAGCTGACCAGCCGCTAGCCCCTTCCCGGCTGCTGCAGCGTGCGGCTAAGCCCCCCACGCTCCAGCACAGGCCGCGGGGCGCTCCGGGGCTTCTCCCAGGCTCCTCCGCGGACACCTCTCCTCGTGGGAGCGGGCGCACTGGACGGCATGTCCCACCTGGGGGCCTGCGTCTGGTTTCCCCGGCGGCAGCACGGGGCAGAGGGAGCCTCTACCAGCCCCTCCGTCGCCGCGCCGGCCGTGGGGAGGGGCCCTGGGGGGACCTGCCCCTCCCAGGGTTGCGCCGTGGCGAGCGACGGGGGCTCTACCCTGGTGCAGGCCGGCGTCTGTCCCTGCCGCGTGCCCAGGCCCccggctctgggctgggctggagtgagggagcccggggctctggcaggagctGCCGGCGGCGCTTTGCCGACCCTGCTCTCGCTTTGGTTCCAGGAGTATCCGGCGGGGTCCTTTGTGCGGCTGCGGCTCCGGCTCCAGCAGACCCAGTGCCCGAACCAGCCGGGGAGCAGGCAGGACTGCGCCCTCAAACGCAGGGGGGTGAGCTCCCACCTCGGTCTGTCCGTGCGGCCGGGTCACTGCTCCAGAGGGCCGTTTCCTCTCCCGCCCCCGGGGGAGCAGGGCTGCGGTGACGCTCTCCCCTGCCGcgggaatgagggtggggggcagcccccTGCTCCGCCGGGCCCCAGGAAGAAGTGAGGAGCGGCGCGAGGGAGTGACTGAGCGTGCGAGCGGCGGGAGGGGCTGAACGCTGGCCCGCGGCTGAGTGTGCGCGGAGCCGGGGGGGCTCCGGCTAGACCCCGCGTCGGGGGGCGGGAGGCGGCTGCCCTCGGGGCATGGTGCTGGGCTCCGGCCCCCGCTCTGCCAGGGACTCCCCAGGGGACAAGTCGCCTGGGGTcagcgccctgccctgccccacgggCTGCGGGGGGTGCATACTGCGGGGGCTCAGCACCTACAGGGATTGGGGCcagaggggtgcgggggggggtgcaCGGGCCTGCGGGTGCGACGGGGAACATGCCCCATGGTGAGGGAGGGGCACAGATGGCACGGGGGACACGTGCACCGGGGGAGGTGGCTGGGGAGAGCTGCTGCATCCTCTCGGCAGCCCGCAGGCGCTGCCCTcagcccagcctgccccagctcaAGCCCTGGGCTGCGAGGCTTCCCTGGGTCCCTCTCTCCTCAGAGGAGGCAGATCTGCCTGGCTTGTGTCAAGTTTGACTCCCGCAGCCCAAGCAAGGTGCTGGATAGCCACATGCACTGCAGGACGGAGACGCAGCACGCTGTGAAGGTGAGGGCGCCCGCGGGCAGGGATCGGGCTCAGAGCCGCTCTCCTGGGAGCAGGGTGCTGGGAAAACCCCACACGTGGGGCAAAGGGCCTGGGAGCCGTGCTGGGTGGGGCCAGGCTCAGCTGGGCCATTCAGCCCCACAGGTCCCACTCCCAGGCGCAGCATGGCTCTGCGCACACAGGACGGACAGACACCCGTGCCCCGGGTGGATGCCAAGACACACACATGCCCGTGACACAGGCCCACAGACGTGCACACGCAGGCAACCCGCGAGCACAGGGGCTCAGTGGAGACTGATGGTGCCAACAGCGCTGGGCCCAGCCCATGCCCCCAGGGCGCTGCTTGGGGCTGCATCCGCACCACCTCCCTGGCCGGAGCTGTGGCCTCCCTGTGACCTGGCACCTCTGCCCCTGCAGGAGATGGAGACGACGAGACATGAGGAGAAGTGCAGGACTGTGCAGGAGACGGGCGAAGCGCCCTACCATCCCGGCCGCTTGGCCTTCTCCAGAGGGCTGCCGTCCTAGCCCGGGCGGCACCCCCACATCCACAGCATGGTATGGACGGGCACCCCCAGGCAGGGACCTGGGACCAGGTGGGGTCTGGGCTGCTCATGGTTCCCTTAGGGGGCCCTGGCCTGGGCACCAGATTTCCCCGCTCTCCGGCCGAGCCCCGCTGCAGAGCGCTCTGTGCCCACTCCCCTTGGGCCTGATGCCCTGTGACCCATTGCTCTCCCCAGGGGCTGATCCCGCTGATCCCGCAGCCCAGTAGAGGGCGCCAAGATGCGCCGGAGCGGGAGCGTCCCGCGCCCCCAAGGAGGAACCAAGGGCAGGGGTTTCAGGGGCGCAGCCTGGGCAGCAGAGACTCGGGCTCCCCAAGGCAGTGGTGACCGAGCGGCAGAGTCTGGGCACTGCTCTCTCCAACCCCCAGAAACGAACCCAGCCTGgagagcagcaggggtggggatcccccagagcccccagccacaATGCTAACCCCATGACGCGTCTCCTCTTCCCCTGGCCAGTGCCCACAATGCCAGGGCACCTCTGGTGCCCCCCACCCTCGGAAGGACACGGCTATCACGGCCGCCCAGCGGAGACCCGGCGACCACCCCTGCCCGTCAGACACCGCACCCGCTCAAGCACCAGGCCGGGCCGAGCAGCCTGGCCAACGGAtcctgctgcccccagcccccgcctcaTGCAGCTCCAGCACCTGGCTGCTCATCCCCAATAAAGCCAGAGGCACGGTTCGGAAGGGCGGGGCTGTTATTCGGACGGGGCTGCCCTGCCAGCGGAGGGGAGGTCGGGCC includes:
- the LOC140905807 gene encoding retinoic acid receptor responder protein 2-like, with translation MKGLLVLGLGLVALAAASRLTLQERVVDLVLEAFHNRSVVQWMYKEQGVEEVTEREYPAGSFVRLRLRLQQTQCPNQPGSRQDCALKRRGRRQICLACVKFDSRSPSKVLDSHMHCRTETQHAVKEMETTRHEEKCRTVQETGEAPYHPGRLAFSRGLPS